The genomic stretch AAACAACCCGATCCCCAAAACTGTATATGACAACGGCTGGGCCCGTAACGGCGCCCTGCGCAATGGCAATACCTTCTATGGCTATACACTGCCGCTTGGACCTGAACTCGGCGGCCCGCTTTTTCTGGCGCATTACTCTTTCCTGGGCATTAACCCCAATGGACTGTCTGACGCCTATGCCAGCAGCTATGCAACACAGGTAAAGAATCATACCCTGATCAATTACGCCTATTGCCGCACCAATCCCAAAAACTATTATGGCTACAGTGATTCCCTCTGGGGATTAACAGCCAGTGATATACCCGGCGGTTACAGCGCCAGCTCACCTACCAATGACCTGGGGGTGATAGCGCCCACCGCTGCTTTGTCGTCCCTGCCTTTCACTCCCGAACAGTCCATGGCCGCCCTGCATTTTTATTATTATGTGCTGGGCGATAAACTGCTGGGTGAATATGGATTCAGGGATGCCTTCTCCATTGACCAGCGCTGGTTTGCTGATTCCTACCTGGCCATTGACCAGGGCCCCATCATTATTATGATGGAGAACCACCGGACCGGCCTGCTATGGAACCTGTTCACCAGTTGCCCGGAAGTACAAACAGGGATGCGCAATCTTGGATTTACTGCTCCCTATCTATAAATTTTGATAAGTTATTTGCTATGAAATTAATCCTCGCTGTACCATTGATCCTGCTCGCCGCCTGCGGCGGCCCCGGTAACAAACCGGATGCATCCGCTGAGCATACTTCAAAAGATTCAAGCGCTTTGTCAGATTCCGCCCTGTTCAACCTGGTGCAGGAAAAACATTTCCAGTATTTCTGGGAAGGGGCCGAACCAAACAGCGGCATGGCCCGTGAACGCTTCCATGCGGACAATAGCTATCCTGAGAACGATAAACATATTATCACCAGCGGCGGCTCCGGCTTTGGCATTATGGCCATCCTGGCCGGTATTGAACGTGGGTATATTACCCGGGAGGCTGGTCGCGAAAGAATGGAAAAAATTGTCCGCTTCCTGGAAACCGCCGACAATTTCCACGGCGCCTGGCCACACTGGTGGAACGGCGAGACCGGCAAAGTAAAGCCCTTTGGGCAGAAAGACAATGGCGGAGACCTGGTAGAGACCTCTTTCCTCCTGCAGGGCCTGCTCTGTGTACGGCAATATTTCGGCAACGGTACAGACGCTGAAAAGCAGCTGGCCGCCCGTATTGATACGCTCTGGCGCAAAGTGGATTTCAGCTGGTACCGGAACGGTAAGAATGTCCTGTACTGGCACTGGAGCCCTGAATACGCCTGGCAGATGAATTTCCCCGTGCATGGCTACAATGAATGCCTGATCATGTATGTGCTGGGAGCCTCCTCGCCCACCCATCCCATTCCGGGGGAGGTATACCACGAAGGCTGGGCGGAGAAAGGCGCTATCACCAAAGATCCTCCTTCCTATAAGGACCGCAAGCTGCAACTGCATTACCAGGGTAACCCGCCGCATGGCGGCCCGCTGTTCTGGGCGCATTATTCTTACCTGGGCCTGGACCCCCGCGGCCTGAAGGATAAGTATGCGGATTATGAAGCGGAGACCAGGAACCAGGCGCTGATCAATTACCAGTGGTGCGTGGACAACCCCAAAAAATTTGCCGGTTATGGCGCCAATAACTGGGGCCTTACCGCCAGCTACAGCGTAGTGGGCTATGCCGCGCATGCACCCAGTGAAAAAGAAGACCTGGGTGTCATCTCACCCACCGCGGCATTGTCTTCTTTTCCGTATACACCGCAGGAATCCATGCGCGCTATGCGGTATTGGTACACTGATCTTAAAGACAGCCTATGGGGGCCTTATGGATTTTATGATGCGTTCAGCATGCAGGATAAATGGTATCCCAAACGCTACCTGGCCATTGACCAGGGACCCATTGTAGTGATGATGGAAAACCACCGCAGCGGCCTGCTCTGGAAATTATTCATGAGCTGCCCCGAAGTGCAGCAGGGCCTGCGCAAGCTGGGCTTCCGGAGCCCCTGGCTGAAATAATTGTTCCTGTTCACTTAAAAAGCAGCACCTCCATGAAATACCTGTTAGCTGTCTGTTTGCTGATAGGAACCTGCCTGCCGGGCCGGGCTCAGCAACGCACGTACTGCAATCCTATCAATATTGACTATGGCTACCTCCCTATTCCAAATTTTGCGGAATGGGGCAAGCACCGGGCCACTGCTGATCCGGTGATTGTTACCTATAAGGGCGATTATTATCTCTTCTCTACCAACCAGTGGGGCTACTGGTGGAGCAACGATATGCTCAACTGGCATTTTGTATTCCGCCATTTCCTCAAGCCCTGGCATAAAGTATATGATGATCTCTGCGCACCCGCCGTATGGGTGCAGGGCGATACCCTGCTGGTGTTCGGGTCAACCTACTCCACCAATTTTCCGATCTGGATGAGCACGGATCCCAAGGGCAACCAGTGGAAAGAACTGGTAGATTCTTTTGAGATCGGCGGCTGGGACCCGGCTTTTTTCCCGGATGACGACGGGAAACTGTATATGTACAATGGCAGTAGTAATAAGTTTCCTTTGTATGGCATTGAGATCAACCGCCATACCATGTTGCCTATGGGCACGAGGAAGGAATTGTACCTGCTGGAGCCGGATAAATATGGCTGGCAGCGTTTTGGCGAATACCTGGACAATACTTTCCTGGATCCTTTTATGGAAGGGGCCTGGATGTCAAAGCATAACAACAAATACTACCTGCAGTATGGCGCACCGGGTACAGAGTTCAGCGGGTATGCGGACGGTGTGGTAGTGGGGGATCATCCGCTGGGGCCTTTCCGGCCGCAGGCGCATAATCCTTTCGCCTGGAAGCCCGGCGGCTTTGCCCGGGGAGCTGGCCATGGCAGCAGCTTCCAGGATCACTGGAATAACTGGTGGCATGTATCCACTATGGTGATCTCCGTAAAGAATAATTTTGAACGAAGGCTGGGTATCTGGCCGGCGGGGTTCGATAAGGACGATGTGTTATACTGCAATACCGCTTTTGGCGATTACCCGCATTACCTGCCCAATGGGCCGGCCAATCACCTGGAATCCCGGTTCACCGGCTGGATGCTGCTCAACTATAACAAACCGGTGAGGGTGAGTTCTACGCTGGGTGGATACCTGGCCAACTATGCCGTGGACGAGAATATAAAAACCTACTGGAGCGCCGCTTCCGGGAATAAGGGAGAATGGATACAGTCTGATCTGGGCGCTATCAGCACCGTAAAGGCCATACAGATAAATTATGCCGACCAGGATGCGGAATTTCTCGGAAAACAGACCGATATTTACCACCAGTATATACTGTCTCATTCCACCGATGGCAAACATTGGAAAGTGCTGATTGATAAAAGCCGGAATGACAAAGATGTTCCTCATGAGTATATCGAATTGCCTCAACCCGTAGAGACAAGGTTCATCAAACTGGAAAACAGAAAAGTTCCTACCGGTAAATTCGCCATCAGCGGTCTGCGTGTATTTGGGCAGGGCCATGGCAGCAAGCCGGACACAGCCAAAACATTCCTGGTACTGCGTACTGAGAAAGACAAGCGGAGCGCCTGGATCAAATGGTCCCCGGTGGACAATGCCTTTGCCTATAATATCTATACCGGCATAGCGCCTGACAAGCTCTACAGCTGTATCATGGTGCATGGCAGTAATGAATATTATTTCAAGGGAATGGATAAGGACCTGCCCTATTATTTCTGTATTGAATCCATCAACGAAAACGGTGTGTCCCCCAGGACCGCTGTGATAAAAGTGGAATAATTATTTCCTGACCTCCTAAAAACTGATTGAACGAATGAAGATCCTGCAATGTATTCCTGTTCTGCTCTTACTGTTGGCCTGCACGCTGCGCATCAATGCCCAGGAACCGCCTTTTGCCAAAGACATCGCCGCCTTTAAACAAAAGGACAGTGCCGCCTTCCCACCCAAAAAGGCCATTTTGTTTGTGGGCAGTTCCTCTTTTACTTACTGGAAAGATGTGCAGGACTATTTCCCAGGCCATGTGATCATTAACCGGGGCTTTGGCGGCTCTTCCCTGCCGGATGTGATCCGCTATGCGGATGATATCATCTTCCCCTATCAGCCCAAACAGATCCTGATCTATTGCGGGGAAAATGACCTGGCCGCCTCCGATACCGTGACCGGAGCTACCGTGTTCAACCGGTTTGTGGAACTGTACCAGCTGATCCGGGCAAAGCTGCCCAGGGTGCCTGTAGCCTATGTGGCCATGAAACCAAGCCCCAGCCGGGAAAAGAATAAGGTACAACGGGAAGAAGGTAACCGCCTGATCAAGGAATACCTGAAAGGACAAAAACGTACTTCGTTTATTGATGTACAACCCAGGATGCTGAAAGAAGATGGTCATCCGGATGAATCACTGTTCATCCAGGATATGCTGCACATGAATCCCAAAGGGTATGCTATCTGGAAAGAGATCATAGAACCTTATTTAGTCAAATAAAATAATCGTTACACATGAGACGACTTTGGATGGTGGTGTTATCCACTATTGCTGCCATGCCGGCCTTGCTTGCCCAACAGCCAGATGCTAAAATGAACCAGTTCATTACCGGCCTGATGCAGAAGATGACCCTGGAAGAAAAGATCGGACAGCTGAACCTGCCTTCTGTAGGGTTTGATGTTACCGGCCCTATCCTCAGCCAGGGCGTGGAAGACAAGATCCGTAAAGGCCTGGTAGGAGGTGTATTCAACACCTATACACCTGCTGCCGTGCGCAAGTTGCAGGAGCTGGCCATGAAAGAGACCCGTTTGAAGATCCCCCTGCTGTTTGGTTATGATGTGATCCACGGTCACCGTACTATATTCCCCATCTCGCTGGGCCTGTCCGCCAGCTGGGATATCAACCTGATAGAACGCACCGCCCGCGCCGCTGCCGAAGAAGCTACGGCGGACGGCCTGAACTGGACCTTCTCTCCCATGGTGGATATTGCCCGGGACCCCCGCTGGGGCCGCGTGAGCGAAGGCGCCGGTGAAGACCCCTATCTCGGCTCCCTGATCGGAGTAGCCATGGTGAAAGGTTATCAGGGTACAGACCTGAAAAAGGACAATACCATGCTGGCCTGTGTAAAACACTTTGCCCTTTACGGGGCCAGTGAGGCCGGAAGGGATTACAATACGGTGGACATGAGCCGTCTCCGTATGTACAATGAATACCTGCCGCCTTATAAAGCAACCGTAAAAGCCGGGGTGGCTACCGTGATGACCTCCTTCAACGAAATTGACGGAGTGCCCGCCACCGCCAATAAATGGCTGCTGACCGACCTGCTGCGCAAGCAATGGGGCTTTAAAGGATTTGTGGTAACAGACTATACCGCCATCAATGAAATGATAGCCCATGGTATGGGCGATCAGGCCAAAGTGGCTGAGCTGACGCTCAATGCCGGGAACGACCAGGACATGGTGAGCGAGGCTTTCCTGAACCATGGCGTAGCCCTGGTAAAGGCCGGCAAAGTGCCGCAAAGTATTGTAGATGCCGCCTGCCGCCGGATACTGGAAGCCAAATACAAACTGGGATTGTTTGAAGATCCTTACCGGTATATCAGCGAGGAGCGTAGCAAGACCCAGATCATGAGCGCTGATAAGCTCGCCCTGAGCAAGGAAGCCGCTATCAAGAGTATGGTACTGCTGAAAAATGCAGGCCAGACCCTGCCGCTGGACGCCAGCAAAAAGATCGCATTCGTGGGACCGCTGGTCCGCAACCAGCGCGACCTGATCGGCAGCTGGAGTGCCGCCGGCGACTGGAAAAAAGCAGTCAGCATCTGGTCGGCCCTGGAACTGAAATTCGGCGCTGACAAATTCCTCTATGCCAAAGGTTGCAACCTGCTGGATGATACGGCGCTGATCAATAAGCTGAACCCGCATGGCGCTGATATTGTGCCCGATGCTGTTCCGCCCGCCCAGCTGATTGCCGATGCCGTAAAAACGGCGGAGCAGGCTGATGTGGTGGTGGCTGTACTGGGTGAGGCTTTCGGGATGTCTGGTGAAGCTGCCAGTCGCAGCATGATCGGTCTGCCCGATAACCAGGTAGAACTGCTCAAAGCCCTGAAGAAAACCGGTAAGCCCATTGTACTGGTGATCATGAGCGGCCGCCCGCTGACGCTGAGCTGGGAAGACCAGCACCTGGATGCTATCCTGGAAACCTGGTTCCCCGGCACCAACGGCGGACCCGCCATTGCCGATGTATTGTTTGGCGATGCCAATCCTTCCGGTAAGCTGAGCATGACCTTCCCCCGGAATGTAGGCCAGATCCCGATCTATTACAATGCCAAGAATACCGGCCGGCCGATAGATGAGCACCAGAAATACACCAGCAAATACCTGGATGTACCCAATACACCGCTCTATCCTTTCGGCCATGGCCTGAGCTATACCAGCTTTACCTACGGCGAACCAAAGCTGAGCAAAACGGCCATCAGCCCTGCAGATAAATTGCAGGTAACTGTCTCCGTTACTAATTCCGGCAATTATGATGGTACGGAAACCGTACAGCTCTATATCCGGGATATAGTAGGCAGCATCACCCGGCCGGTGAAAGAGCTGAAAGGCTTCCAGCAGGTAGCCCTGAAAAAAGGGGAGACCAGGCAGGTCAGCTTCACGCTTTCTGTGGAGGACCTGAAATTCTACAACAGCAGCCTGCAATGGGTGGCGGAGCCCGGGGATTTCAAGGTCTTTGTGGGTGGCAACTCACAGGAAGTGAGATCAGCGGATTTCAGATTGACGAAATAAACAGGCGTGAAATGCAGTCAGCAGCTGCCTGCATCACTTACCTGTACACACTATAAAACGGCGGCATCCGGCTAAGGATGCCGCCGTTCTCGTACACAACAATAGCCCGAACGCGTTGCAGTATGCAACAGCTATTTTATGGTCTCAGACCCTGACGGCATTGGGATCCGGGAACAATTGCTGCTGGGCAGGGTCCACCAGCAGGCGCATGTCTTCCAGTGGGATGGCGCCTAACAAAGGTTCAGCATTGCCGGGTAATACCAGGGCCCGGGTGAGGCTCACCTGTCCCTGGCAGCGGATCTCCACCGGACCTACAAGGTCATAGGTAAGGCTAATGCCATGCGCCAGCTGGCAGCGGATCTGTTCTATAACAGGACATTGAAGATAGGCCTGGATATGTTCATTGATGCAGCAGTAGAGCGCACCCGTATCCACCAGGGCGGCCACAGTGATGGACCGTATATCTTCTTCCCCCATCTCGTGTTTTCTGGCGGCCAGCAGGTCGTTGTAATTGAAGAGCTGGATCTCTTTGTGAAAGGTTCCCATAGCGAATGATTATAGTTATTTGGATCTTGATTTCGGGAAAAGGGTGTTGCCTGGTTGCCCGGGCGGGGGCGGTCCGGAATCCGGGTCCAGGCCCATGGCTTTCAGGGGAAGGATCCCCAGCAGGGGTTCTGCATCGCCCGGCAGCACTATGGCATCACTGAACAGGGTATGCCCCATGCAGGCGATCCTGAGCCCCGTCACCACGGGGTACCGGCGCAGCTCTCCATTACCCAGGAGGAACAGCTGCCGGTCTACCATGGGCAATTGCAGGTAGGACTGGATCAGTTCATTGATACAGAGCCGGCGTGCGCCGGTATTGACCAGGGCCGCCGCTTTGATCCGCCGGATGGCGCTTTCCGCAATCCGCTGACCGGCTGCTGCCGACTCATCTGCGGCATTGATCAGCTCAATCTCCAGGTGAAGCGTTTTCATAACAAAAGATTTAAAGTGAAAAGAATGCGGGATGCCTTTCTACAGCATAGTTAAGGAGGGAGGCGGGTTCTTACTGGTCCGGGACAAAAATAAGCTATAAAAAATTGATTTCGGTTAAGGATTAGGGGTAGATTTTACGGGATTATTCCCAATTTTTTAATGGGCAAAACCCCGGAAAAAAATGTGGTAAGATGTAGTTTTGTGCTATGAACGGCATAAAAAACATCATTTTCGACCTTGGCGGCGTTTTACTGGACCTGGACTTTACCAAAGCAGAGCAACAGTTTGCCAGCATCGGCGCCCCGGAATTCCGTGCCCTGTTTGACAGGGGCCATGTACAATCCTTTATACGCGATTATGAGATCGGCCATATTAGCGATGCCGAATTTATACAGGAGCTGATCCGGCTGACCGGCGGCCAGCGCAGCGAGGCAGAAGTTACTGCGGCCTGGGATGCCATGCTGCTGGATTTCCCGCCGGAGCGGATTGCTTTCCTGGACCAGCTGCGCACCCGCTACCGCTTATTCCTGTTCAGCAATACCAACGCCATCCATGTCCGGTATTTTGAAAAGCTGTTCACAGAAACCTTCCCCGGCAGGACCCTCCCGGGCCTGTTTGAAAAAGCCTGGTATTCCCATGTCATACGGATGCGGAAACCGGATCTGGAAGCTTTCCGGTTCATTGTGGCCGACAAGGGACTTGACCCTGCCGAAACAGTCTTTGTGGATGATATGCTGATGAATGTAGAAGGGGCACGCAAAGCGGGACTGCATGGTTTACATGTAGCGCCGGGCAAAACGATTATGGATCTGGGACTATAGGGTAGTTATTTTACTTCTTCAAAATCGATATACTCGCCGGCCTTTTGTTTGGGCGGCTCAGGCTGCTGGCTGGCCTGGGCGCTGGCAGCGGATTGCTGGTAACCCTGCTGGGTTTGCTGCTGAGCCTGTTGCTGGTCCATCATGTCACGGAATCCTTTTACCTGTTGCCGCATCTGCCTGCCCACCCGGACTACGG from Candidatus Pseudobacter hemicellulosilyticus encodes the following:
- a CDS encoding glucoamylase family protein, whose protein sequence is MKLILAVPLILLAACGGPGNKPDASAEHTSKDSSALSDSALFNLVQEKHFQYFWEGAEPNSGMARERFHADNSYPENDKHIITSGGSGFGIMAILAGIERGYITREAGRERMEKIVRFLETADNFHGAWPHWWNGETGKVKPFGQKDNGGDLVETSFLLQGLLCVRQYFGNGTDAEKQLAARIDTLWRKVDFSWYRNGKNVLYWHWSPEYAWQMNFPVHGYNECLIMYVLGASSPTHPIPGEVYHEGWAEKGAITKDPPSYKDRKLQLHYQGNPPHGGPLFWAHYSYLGLDPRGLKDKYADYEAETRNQALINYQWCVDNPKKFAGYGANNWGLTASYSVVGYAAHAPSEKEDLGVISPTAALSSFPYTPQESMRAMRYWYTDLKDSLWGPYGFYDAFSMQDKWYPKRYLAIDQGPIVVMMENHRSGLLWKLFMSCPEVQQGLRKLGFRSPWLK
- a CDS encoding family 43 glycosylhydrolase; translation: MKYLLAVCLLIGTCLPGRAQQRTYCNPINIDYGYLPIPNFAEWGKHRATADPVIVTYKGDYYLFSTNQWGYWWSNDMLNWHFVFRHFLKPWHKVYDDLCAPAVWVQGDTLLVFGSTYSTNFPIWMSTDPKGNQWKELVDSFEIGGWDPAFFPDDDGKLYMYNGSSNKFPLYGIEINRHTMLPMGTRKELYLLEPDKYGWQRFGEYLDNTFLDPFMEGAWMSKHNNKYYLQYGAPGTEFSGYADGVVVGDHPLGPFRPQAHNPFAWKPGGFARGAGHGSSFQDHWNNWWHVSTMVISVKNNFERRLGIWPAGFDKDDVLYCNTAFGDYPHYLPNGPANHLESRFTGWMLLNYNKPVRVSSTLGGYLANYAVDENIKTYWSAASGNKGEWIQSDLGAISTVKAIQINYADQDAEFLGKQTDIYHQYILSHSTDGKHWKVLIDKSRNDKDVPHEYIELPQPVETRFIKLENRKVPTGKFAISGLRVFGQGHGSKPDTAKTFLVLRTEKDKRSAWIKWSPVDNAFAYNIYTGIAPDKLYSCIMVHGSNEYYFKGMDKDLPYYFCIESINENGVSPRTAVIKVE
- a CDS encoding GDSL-type esterase/lipase family protein, whose amino-acid sequence is MKILQCIPVLLLLLACTLRINAQEPPFAKDIAAFKQKDSAAFPPKKAILFVGSSSFTYWKDVQDYFPGHVIINRGFGGSSLPDVIRYADDIIFPYQPKQILIYCGENDLAASDTVTGATVFNRFVELYQLIRAKLPRVPVAYVAMKPSPSREKNKVQREEGNRLIKEYLKGQKRTSFIDVQPRMLKEDGHPDESLFIQDMLHMNPKGYAIWKEIIEPYLVK
- the bglX gene encoding beta-glucosidase BglX, which produces MRRLWMVVLSTIAAMPALLAQQPDAKMNQFITGLMQKMTLEEKIGQLNLPSVGFDVTGPILSQGVEDKIRKGLVGGVFNTYTPAAVRKLQELAMKETRLKIPLLFGYDVIHGHRTIFPISLGLSASWDINLIERTARAAAEEATADGLNWTFSPMVDIARDPRWGRVSEGAGEDPYLGSLIGVAMVKGYQGTDLKKDNTMLACVKHFALYGASEAGRDYNTVDMSRLRMYNEYLPPYKATVKAGVATVMTSFNEIDGVPATANKWLLTDLLRKQWGFKGFVVTDYTAINEMIAHGMGDQAKVAELTLNAGNDQDMVSEAFLNHGVALVKAGKVPQSIVDAACRRILEAKYKLGLFEDPYRYISEERSKTQIMSADKLALSKEAAIKSMVLLKNAGQTLPLDASKKIAFVGPLVRNQRDLIGSWSAAGDWKKAVSIWSALELKFGADKFLYAKGCNLLDDTALINKLNPHGADIVPDAVPPAQLIADAVKTAEQADVVVAVLGEAFGMSGEAASRSMIGLPDNQVELLKALKKTGKPIVLVIMSGRPLTLSWEDQHLDAILETWFPGTNGGPAIADVLFGDANPSGKLSMTFPRNVGQIPIYYNAKNTGRPIDEHQKYTSKYLDVPNTPLYPFGHGLSYTSFTYGEPKLSKTAISPADKLQVTVSVTNSGNYDGTETVQLYIRDIVGSITRPVKELKGFQQVALKKGETRQVSFTLSVEDLKFYNSSLQWVAEPGDFKVFVGGNSQEVRSADFRLTK
- a CDS encoding HAD family phosphatase; protein product: MNGIKNIIFDLGGVLLDLDFTKAEQQFASIGAPEFRALFDRGHVQSFIRDYEIGHISDAEFIQELIRLTGGQRSEAEVTAAWDAMLLDFPPERIAFLDQLRTRYRLFLFSNTNAIHVRYFEKLFTETFPGRTLPGLFEKAWYSHVIRMRKPDLEAFRFIVADKGLDPAETVFVDDMLMNVEGARKAGLHGLHVAPGKTIMDLGL
- a CDS encoding DUF4834 family protein; amino-acid sequence: MTGFKLILWAVGIWFLYRFVVRFLIPVVRVGRQMRQQVKGFRDMMDQQQAQQQTQQGYQQSAASAQASQQPEPPKQKAGEYIDFEEVK